A region from the Hippoglossus hippoglossus isolate fHipHip1 chromosome 16, fHipHip1.pri, whole genome shotgun sequence genome encodes:
- the LOC117776460 gene encoding hepcidin-like: protein MKTFSVAVTVAVVLVFICIQQSSATFPEVQELEEAVSNDNAAAEHQETSVDLWMNVSSCLMSLTQMPYNRQKRGFKCKFCCGCCSPGVCGLCCRF, encoded by the exons ATGAAGACATTCAGTGTTGCAGTCACAGTGGCCGTCGTGCTCGTCTTTATTTGTATCCAGCAGAGCTCTGCCACCTTTCCTGAG GTacaagagctggaggaggcagtgaGCAATGACAATGCAGCTGCTGAACATCAGGAGACATCAGTGGACTTGTGGATG aacgtctcctcatgtctcatgtctctCACACAGATGCCATACAACAGACAGAAGCGTGGCTTTAAGTGTAAgttctgctgcggctgctgcagccCTGGTGTCTGTGGACTTTGCTGCAGATTCTGA
- the LOC117777014 gene encoding hepcidin-like gives MKTFSVAVTVAVVLVFICIQQSSATFPEVQELEEAVSNDNAAAEHQETSVDLWMMPYNRQKRGFKCKFCCGCCSPGVCGLCCRF, from the exons ATGAAGACATTCAGTGTTGCAGTCACAGTGGCCGTCGTGCTCGTCTTTATTTGTATCCAGCAGAGCTCTGCCACCTTTCCTGAG GTacaagagctggaggaggcagtgaGCAATGACAATGCAGCTGCTGAACATCAGGAGACATCAGTGGACTTGTGGATG ATGCCATACAACAGACAGAAGCGTGGCTTTAAGTGCAAgttctgctgcggctgctgcagccCTGGTGTCTGTGGACTTTGCTGCAGATTCTGA